Proteins encoded together in one Kutzneria kofuensis window:
- a CDS encoding SIS domain-containing protein, whose product MTRQTEPSAGQHMSAEVASQPKIFADLVARRGEIAEIAAQVSARRPRFALLAARGSSDHAALYAKYLIEVLLQLPAGLVSPSTTTLYGAQPDLTDVLLISVSQSGGSPDLLEVTESARARGALTVAVTNTPDSPLNNAAELSVDVGAGPELAVAATKTYSATLLALYLLIDAVRGGSGEHAAALGELAQQTLDESAAAVQEAVQRFRFVDRVLTTGRGYSSATAAEAALKLAETSYLSARSYSGADLLHGPVAAVDAETGVLAVTSAGKGGAAMSEVLDVIHSRGADVFAVGSAASRVSAALRIPVAETAEEVAPVLEVLPIQRLALGLSLARGGDPDSPRGLNKVTKTR is encoded by the coding sequence ATGACCCGCCAGACCGAGCCTTCGGCCGGGCAGCACATGAGTGCCGAGGTCGCCTCGCAACCCAAGATCTTCGCGGACCTCGTCGCGCGGCGCGGCGAGATCGCGGAGATCGCGGCGCAGGTGTCCGCGCGGCGACCCCGGTTCGCCCTGCTGGCCGCGCGCGGTTCCAGCGACCACGCCGCGCTGTACGCCAAGTACCTCATCGAGGTGCTGCTGCAGCTGCCCGCCGGGCTGGTGTCGCCGTCCACGACCACCTTGTACGGCGCCCAGCCCGACCTCACCGACGTGCTGCTGATCTCCGTCAGCCAGAGCGGTGGCTCCCCCGACCTGCTGGAGGTCACCGAGTCGGCCCGGGCCCGCGGCGCCCTCACCGTCGCCGTCACGAACACGCCCGACTCGCCGCTCAACAACGCCGCCGAGCTGTCCGTCGACGTCGGCGCCGGTCCCGAGCTGGCCGTCGCCGCCACCAAGACGTACTCGGCCACCCTGTTGGCCCTCTACCTGCTCATCGACGCCGTCCGCGGCGGCTCCGGCGAACACGCCGCGGCGCTGGGCGAGCTGGCCCAGCAGACCCTGGACGAGTCCGCCGCCGCCGTGCAGGAGGCCGTGCAGCGGTTCCGGTTCGTCGACCGGGTGCTCACCACCGGTCGGGGCTACTCGTCGGCCACCGCCGCCGAGGCCGCCCTCAAGCTGGCCGAGACCAGCTACCTGTCGGCTCGTTCCTACAGCGGCGCCGACCTGCTGCACGGTCCCGTCGCCGCCGTCGACGCCGAGACCGGCGTGCTGGCCGTCACCAGCGCCGGCAAGGGCGGCGCGGCCATGAGCGAGGTTCTCGACGTCATCCACTCGCGTGGCGCCGACGTCTTCGCCGTGGGCTCCGCCGCCTCCCGTGTGTCGGCGGCACTGCGGATCCCCGTCGCCGAGACCGCCGAGGAGGTCGCCCCCGTGCTGGAGGTCCTCCCCATCCAGCGCCTCGCCCTGGGCCTGTCGCTGGCTCGCGGCGGCGACCCCGACAGCCCCCGCGGCCTCAACAAGGTGACCAAGACCCGCTGA
- a CDS encoding FadR/GntR family transcriptional regulator, with protein sequence MAVTDDAILRVKEMIVSGELKPGDRLPREADLAERLGLSRNSLREAVKALSLVRVLDVRQGDGTYVSSLRADDLLGALSFVLDLHRGEDSVLEVLEVRRILEPAAAAMAAQRIDDQEVSALRELCDAAAAAESVEELVEHDLEFHRRVVQASGNAYLAQLLDTLAGPTVRVRIWRGITQASAVDRTVAEHRAIVDALAARQPDLARSWSTVHVAGVEQWLKDLA encoded by the coding sequence GTGGCAGTCACCGACGACGCGATCCTGCGCGTGAAGGAGATGATCGTCTCCGGGGAGCTCAAGCCGGGCGACCGGCTGCCCCGGGAGGCGGACCTGGCCGAGCGCCTCGGCCTGTCGCGGAACTCGCTACGCGAGGCCGTGAAGGCGTTGTCGCTGGTCAGGGTGTTGGACGTGCGTCAGGGCGACGGCACGTACGTGTCCAGCCTGCGGGCCGACGACCTGCTCGGCGCGCTGTCGTTCGTGCTGGACCTGCACCGCGGCGAGGACTCCGTGCTGGAGGTGCTGGAGGTCCGCCGCATCCTGGAGCCGGCCGCCGCCGCGATGGCCGCGCAGCGCATCGACGACCAGGAGGTCTCGGCGCTGCGTGAGCTGTGCGACGCCGCGGCCGCCGCCGAATCGGTCGAGGAACTGGTCGAGCACGACCTGGAGTTCCACCGCCGCGTGGTGCAGGCCTCCGGCAACGCCTACCTGGCGCAGCTGCTGGACACGCTGGCCGGGCCGACCGTGCGGGTGCGCATCTGGCGGGGCATCACGCAGGCCAGCGCCGTCGACCGCACCGTCGCCGAGCACCGGGCGATCGTCGACGCGCTGGCCGCGCGCCAGCCCGACCTGGCCCGGTCGTGGTCGACCGTGCACGTGGCCGGGGTCGAGCAGTGGCTCAAAGACCTGGCGTGA
- a CDS encoding MFS transporter yields MTTTGNVSSGVHWGSPQARGVLAATVCGSGMAMLDGTIVNIALPKIGADFTASVTGLQWVLDGYLLSLASLILVAGSLGDRYGRRRVFEIGVVWFGLASVLCGVAPTTGVLVAARVLQGIGGALLTPGSLAILQSAFAHDDRARAIGAWSGLGGVATAVGPLVGGLLIQAWSWRLAFLVNVPVAVLCIYLCRRYVPESRDPEMKGHPEVLGTVLCALGLAGVTGALVEGPSRGVTDPIVLVATVVGVLSLAGFCVLQLRQRDPLVPPDLFANRTFTVSNLLTFLLYAALGGVMMLMVMQLQVSMNYPPVLAGLAGLPITVIMLLGSAQSGKLAQRIGPRLQLIVGPILVGVGMLMLRWAVPGSSYLTGVLPGVVVFGLGLVIAVAPVTATVLAAAPDRHAGVASGVNNAVARTGSLLAVAVLPAAAGITGEKYADPAALTAGWQMALLICAIAAVLGGLIAFWVDNRVLGEPPTPAVVEDSPHPGDCLHCGVEGPPTHVVPHHSSTVD; encoded by the coding sequence ATGACCACCACGGGCAATGTGTCGAGCGGCGTGCACTGGGGCAGTCCGCAGGCCCGCGGCGTGCTCGCCGCCACCGTCTGCGGTTCCGGCATGGCGATGCTGGACGGCACGATCGTCAACATCGCCCTGCCCAAGATCGGCGCCGACTTCACCGCGTCGGTGACGGGGTTGCAGTGGGTGCTGGACGGCTACCTGCTGTCGCTGGCGTCGCTGATCCTCGTCGCCGGCTCGCTCGGTGACCGCTACGGCCGGCGCCGCGTGTTCGAGATCGGAGTGGTCTGGTTCGGCCTGGCGTCGGTCCTCTGCGGTGTCGCGCCCACCACCGGGGTGCTGGTGGCCGCACGGGTGCTCCAGGGCATCGGCGGGGCGCTGCTGACCCCGGGCTCGCTGGCGATCCTGCAGTCGGCCTTCGCGCACGACGACCGGGCCCGGGCCATCGGCGCGTGGTCGGGCCTGGGCGGCGTGGCCACGGCGGTCGGGCCGCTGGTGGGCGGCCTGCTCATCCAGGCCTGGTCGTGGCGGCTGGCGTTCCTGGTCAACGTGCCCGTGGCGGTGCTGTGCATCTACCTGTGCCGGCGTTACGTGCCGGAATCGCGGGATCCGGAGATGAAGGGCCACCCGGAGGTGCTCGGCACGGTCCTGTGCGCGCTGGGCCTGGCCGGCGTCACCGGTGCGCTGGTGGAGGGGCCGTCACGCGGCGTGACCGACCCGATCGTGCTGGTCGCGACGGTGGTCGGCGTGCTGTCGCTGGCCGGGTTCTGCGTGCTCCAGCTGCGGCAGCGGGACCCGCTCGTGCCGCCGGACCTGTTCGCCAACCGCACGTTCACCGTGTCCAACCTGCTGACGTTCCTGCTCTACGCGGCCCTCGGCGGCGTGATGATGCTGATGGTGATGCAGCTGCAGGTGTCCATGAACTACCCGCCGGTGCTGGCCGGCCTGGCCGGGCTGCCGATCACGGTGATCATGCTGCTCGGCTCCGCGCAGTCCGGGAAGCTGGCCCAGCGCATCGGCCCGCGGCTGCAGCTGATCGTCGGCCCGATCCTGGTCGGCGTCGGCATGCTGATGTTGCGCTGGGCCGTGCCCGGCTCCTCGTATCTGACCGGCGTGCTGCCGGGTGTCGTGGTGTTCGGCCTCGGCCTGGTGATCGCCGTCGCACCGGTGACGGCGACGGTGCTGGCCGCCGCCCCCGACCGGCACGCGGGCGTGGCCTCCGGCGTGAACAACGCGGTGGCGCGGACGGGGTCGCTGCTCGCGGTGGCCGTGCTGCCCGCGGCGGCCGGCATCACCGGCGAGAAGTACGCCGATCCGGCGGCGCTGACCGCCGGCTGGCAGATGGCGCTGCTGATCTGCGCGATCGCGGCGGTGCTCGGGGGTTTGATCGCTTTCTGGGTGGACAACCGGGTTCTGGGTGAGCCGCCGACGCCCGCGGTTGTCGAGGATTCCCCGCATCCGGGGGATTGCCTGCACTGCGGTGTGGAGGGACCGCCGACGCACGTGGTGCCGCACCATTCGTCCACAGTGGACTGA
- a CDS encoding GntR family transcriptional regulator, which translates to MLETSPAGGNDAGLRSRAQREPKYWGLKRHLLDLLRSMPPGSPIPTERSLAADFDVSRTTVRQALAELTVEGRLLRVQGKGTFAAEPKVAQRLQLSSYTEDMRAQGRQPSSRLLEASEDAADAELARYLGVRAGAKVLRLHRLRLADGEPMALETTHLALGRFRGLRRYVSSGGSLYQVLRERFGVEMGHAEETIETALATPEEAELLGADIGLPMLLLSRHSFDTEGNPVEWVRSVYRGDRYKFVATLNRPHD; encoded by the coding sequence ATGCTCGAAACCTCGCCGGCCGGCGGCAACGACGCCGGGTTGCGATCGCGTGCGCAGCGTGAGCCCAAGTACTGGGGGCTCAAGCGGCATCTGCTCGACCTCCTGCGGTCCATGCCGCCGGGGTCGCCGATACCGACGGAACGCTCGCTCGCGGCGGACTTCGACGTCTCACGCACCACCGTTCGGCAAGCGCTTGCCGAGCTGACCGTCGAGGGCCGGCTGCTGCGCGTGCAGGGCAAGGGAACGTTCGCCGCCGAACCCAAGGTGGCGCAGCGGTTGCAGCTCAGCTCGTACACAGAGGACATGCGGGCGCAGGGCCGGCAGCCCTCGTCCCGGCTGCTGGAGGCCTCCGAGGACGCGGCCGACGCGGAGCTGGCCCGCTACCTCGGCGTGCGCGCCGGTGCGAAGGTGCTGCGGCTGCACCGGCTGCGGCTGGCCGACGGCGAGCCGATGGCGCTGGAGACCACGCACCTGGCGCTGGGCCGCTTCCGCGGCCTGCGGCGGTACGTCAGCTCCGGCGGCTCGCTCTACCAGGTGCTGCGCGAGCGGTTCGGGGTGGAGATGGGCCACGCCGAGGAGACCATCGAGACCGCGCTGGCCACGCCCGAGGAGGCGGAGCTGCTCGGCGCCGACATCGGCCTGCCGATGCTGCTGCTGTCCCGGCACTCGTTCGACACCGAGGGCAACCCGGTGGAGTGGGTGCGCTCGGTCTACCGCGGCGACCGGTACAAGTTCGTGGCCACGCTGAACCGGCCGCACGACTGA
- the nagA gene encoding N-acetylglucosamine-6-phosphate deacetylase codes for MDAVVAAPRALVGGAMTGPVAVRIRGGRFVDVTEGHADATEVLTTGLLTAGLVDVQINGAFGVDFADVDAAAMRTVAESLPSTGVTRFLPTLITAPVATVLRQAHAVVAASTALPSAGVARPLGLHLEGPFLSPVRHGVHDAGLMVTPEPANLDQLLADETVAAALRVVTMAPELPGGMDAVRRLVAAGVVVSVGHSNATAEQTVEAADAGASMVTHLFNAQSPLTHREPGVPGIALTDQRFTLGLIADLAHVVGPICKLVFAAAGPRVALVTDAVAAAGMPPGRYRLGGADVLLTEAGVPRSPDGTIAGSALTLDRAVRNIVSLGVSERDALIAATRTPADVIGEKWLGRIAPGAVADLVWWDDDLRPRKVWVDGEVVFDAEIDDYAELATAGT; via the coding sequence TTGGACGCCGTAGTCGCAGCGCCACGAGCACTCGTCGGCGGGGCCATGACCGGCCCGGTCGCGGTGCGGATCCGGGGCGGCCGTTTTGTCGACGTCACCGAGGGACACGCCGACGCGACCGAGGTGCTGACCACCGGGCTGCTCACCGCCGGCCTGGTGGACGTCCAGATCAACGGTGCCTTCGGCGTCGACTTCGCCGACGTGGACGCCGCCGCGATGCGCACCGTCGCGGAGTCGCTGCCGTCCACCGGCGTCACCCGGTTCCTGCCCACGCTGATCACGGCGCCGGTGGCGACCGTGCTGCGCCAGGCCCACGCGGTCGTCGCCGCCTCGACCGCGCTGCCGTCCGCCGGCGTGGCCCGGCCGCTCGGCCTGCACCTGGAGGGGCCGTTCCTGTCCCCGGTGCGGCACGGTGTGCACGACGCCGGGCTGATGGTGACGCCCGAGCCCGCGAACCTCGACCAGTTGCTCGCCGACGAGACCGTCGCCGCCGCGCTGCGTGTCGTCACCATGGCGCCCGAGCTGCCCGGCGGCATGGACGCCGTGCGCCGGCTCGTCGCCGCCGGCGTGGTGGTGTCGGTCGGCCACAGCAACGCCACCGCCGAGCAGACCGTCGAGGCCGCCGACGCCGGCGCCTCGATGGTGACGCACCTGTTCAACGCGCAGAGCCCGTTGACGCACCGGGAACCCGGCGTCCCCGGCATCGCCCTGACCGACCAGCGCTTCACCCTCGGTCTCATCGCCGACCTCGCGCACGTCGTCGGCCCCATCTGCAAGCTCGTGTTCGCCGCCGCCGGCCCCCGCGTCGCCCTCGTCACCGACGCCGTCGCCGCCGCCGGCATGCCGCCCGGCCGGTACCGTCTCGGCGGCGCCGACGTCCTGCTCACCGAGGCCGGCGTGCCGCGTTCGCCCGACGGCACCATCGCCGGCAGCGCGCTGACTCTGGATCGCGCCGTCCGCAACATCGTCTCCCTTGGAGTGTCCGAACGGGACGCTCTCATCGCCGCCACCCGCACTCCCGCCGACGTCATCGGCGAGAAGTGGCTCGGTCGCATCGCCCCCGGCGCCGTGGCCGACCTGGTGTGGTGGGACGACGACCTCCGCCCCCGCAAGGTCTGGGTCGACGGCGAGGTCGTCTTCGACGCCGAGATCGACGACTACGCCGAACTAGCCACCGCCGGCACCTGA
- a CDS encoding carbohydrate ABC transporter permease — MSVTTKAAVPAGTTPPAPRSTVSDGESGIGTFVRRLFSQRALPYLLLLPATATILVMLGWPVVSVVLTSFRKLDLGELFQGKIVWNGLDNYRVILTDPQFWQITLRTVLFTAACVICTVGGGLLVALLMKHVHGWVRVVLQLALVLAWAMPILAATTVFQWMFDQNYGILNKTLVELGFTGFHHYSWFQTGLSTMTVIVILITWQGIPFVAFTLYAGVLGVPADLYEAAGLDGASNWQTFRSVTWTALRPLVNVVTFLSLLWDFKVFTQVWAIRQGGPDGGSQTLPTLQYLKGIATSHFGAAAAVSVIMILALVVLTAQNLRLMLRTEEVD, encoded by the coding sequence GTGTCGGTGACGACGAAGGCCGCGGTGCCGGCGGGGACCACCCCGCCGGCACCGCGTTCCACTGTCTCGGACGGTGAGTCGGGCATCGGCACGTTCGTGCGCCGGCTGTTCAGCCAGCGCGCGCTGCCGTACCTGCTCCTGCTGCCGGCGACCGCGACCATCCTGGTGATGCTCGGCTGGCCGGTGGTGTCCGTGGTCCTGACCAGCTTCCGCAAGCTCGACCTGGGCGAGCTGTTTCAGGGCAAGATCGTCTGGAACGGCCTGGACAACTACCGGGTCATCCTGACCGACCCGCAGTTCTGGCAGATCACCCTGCGCACCGTGCTGTTCACCGCGGCCTGCGTGATCTGCACCGTCGGCGGCGGCCTGCTCGTGGCGCTGCTGATGAAGCACGTGCACGGCTGGGTGCGGGTGGTGCTGCAGCTGGCCCTGGTGCTGGCGTGGGCGATGCCGATCCTGGCCGCGACCACCGTGTTCCAGTGGATGTTCGACCAGAACTACGGGATCCTGAACAAGACGCTGGTCGAGCTGGGTTTCACCGGCTTCCACCACTACTCGTGGTTCCAGACCGGACTGAGCACGATGACGGTGATCGTCATCCTGATCACCTGGCAGGGCATCCCGTTCGTGGCCTTCACCCTGTACGCCGGCGTGCTGGGAGTGCCGGCGGACCTGTACGAGGCAGCGGGCCTGGACGGCGCGTCCAACTGGCAGACCTTCCGCTCGGTCACCTGGACCGCGCTGCGGCCGCTGGTCAACGTGGTGACGTTCCTGTCCCTGCTGTGGGACTTCAAGGTGTTCACCCAGGTGTGGGCCATCCGCCAGGGCGGCCCCGACGGCGGCAGCCAGACGCTGCCCACGCTGCAGTACCTCAAGGGCATCGCCACCAGTCACTTCGGCGCGGCCGCCGCGGTGAGCGTGATCATGATCCTGGCGCTCGTCGTGCTCACCGCCCAGAACCTGCGGCTGATGCTGCGCACCGAGGAGGTGGACTGA
- a CDS encoding IlvD/Edd family dehydratase, whose amino-acid sequence MAETRSLRSHGWFADQGVLGFTHRSWLRNQGHPDHAFDGRPVIGICQTASDLTPCNAHLREIAEHVKRGVYEAGGLPMEFPVTSLGEVLMRPTTMLFRNLVSMDVEETLRANPLDGVVLLTGCDKTTPALLMGAASVDLPTMVVGGGPMLNGRFRGKQLGSGTDVWRFADARRTGAMSQADMNAAEACMSRSAGHCNTMGTASTMGCWAESMGLSLPGMAALPAVDSRRRAMAHVSGIRAVQLVREDVRMSSIVTRQALENAVVVNAAIGGSSNFAVHLLALAGRLGISFGLDDLDRLGRSVPLLVDLMPAGRFLMEDFCYAGGLPAVLRELGDLLLHPDAVTVTGATIAENVADAEVFDREVIRTAVDPLRTDAGLAVLRGNLAPDGAVIKPAAASPSLLRHVGRAVVFHGVEDLHARIDTVECDRDSVFVLTGVGPRGFPGMPEVGNFGLPRRLLESGVDDAVRISDGRMSGTAFGTVVLHVAPESAVGGPLALVRDGDVIELDVEARRLHLAVDDAELAARRAAWTPPPRAAERGWVRLYVDHVGQADRGADLDFLVGGSGAPVPPGNH is encoded by the coding sequence ATGGCCGAAACGCGCTCACTCCGCAGTCACGGCTGGTTCGCCGACCAGGGTGTGCTGGGCTTCACCCACCGGTCCTGGCTGCGCAACCAGGGCCATCCCGACCACGCCTTCGACGGGCGGCCGGTGATCGGCATCTGCCAGACCGCCAGCGATCTCACGCCGTGCAACGCGCACCTGCGGGAGATCGCCGAGCACGTGAAGCGGGGCGTGTACGAGGCCGGCGGGCTGCCGATGGAGTTCCCGGTCACCTCGCTCGGCGAGGTCCTGATGCGGCCGACCACGATGCTCTTCCGCAACCTGGTCTCGATGGACGTCGAGGAGACGCTGCGGGCCAACCCGCTGGACGGCGTGGTGCTGCTGACCGGCTGCGACAAGACCACGCCCGCGCTGCTGATGGGCGCGGCCAGCGTGGACCTGCCGACGATGGTGGTCGGCGGCGGCCCGATGCTCAACGGCCGGTTCCGCGGCAAGCAGCTGGGCTCCGGCACCGATGTCTGGCGGTTCGCGGACGCCCGTCGCACCGGCGCGATGTCGCAGGCCGACATGAACGCCGCCGAGGCGTGCATGTCCCGGTCGGCCGGGCACTGCAACACCATGGGCACGGCGTCCACGATGGGCTGCTGGGCGGAGTCGATGGGGCTGTCGCTGCCCGGCATGGCCGCGCTGCCGGCGGTGGACTCGCGCCGTCGGGCGATGGCGCACGTGAGCGGCATCCGGGCCGTGCAGCTGGTGCGTGAGGACGTGCGGATGTCCTCGATCGTCACCCGACAGGCGCTGGAGAACGCGGTCGTGGTGAACGCGGCGATCGGCGGCTCCAGCAACTTCGCGGTGCATCTTCTGGCCCTGGCCGGGCGGCTCGGCATTTCTTTCGGCCTGGACGACCTGGACCGGCTGGGCCGATCGGTGCCGCTGCTGGTGGACCTGATGCCGGCGGGCCGGTTCCTGATGGAGGACTTCTGCTACGCCGGCGGCCTGCCCGCGGTGCTGCGCGAGCTCGGCGACCTGCTGCTGCATCCGGACGCGGTCACCGTGACCGGCGCCACGATCGCGGAGAACGTGGCCGACGCCGAGGTGTTCGACCGCGAGGTGATCCGGACCGCGGTCGATCCACTGCGGACGGACGCCGGACTGGCCGTGCTGCGCGGCAATCTCGCGCCGGACGGAGCGGTCATCAAGCCCGCCGCCGCGTCACCGTCGCTGCTGCGGCACGTCGGCCGCGCGGTGGTGTTCCACGGCGTCGAGGATCTGCACGCCCGCATCGATACTGTCGAATGCGACCGGGACAGCGTGTTCGTGCTGACCGGCGTCGGCCCCCGCGGCTTCCCCGGCATGCCGGAGGTGGGCAACTTCGGGCTGCCGCGCCGGCTGCTCGAGTCCGGTGTGGACGACGCCGTGCGCATCTCCGACGGCCGGATGAGCGGCACCGCGTTCGGCACGGTGGTGCTGCACGTGGCGCCGGAGTCCGCCGTCGGCGGCCCGCTGGCGCTGGTCCGCGACGGCGACGTGATCGAGCTGGACGTCGAGGCCCGGCGGTTGCACCTGGCCGTGGACGACGCCGAGCTCGCGGCCCGCAGGGCCGCGTGGACGCCGCCGCCCCGCGCCGCCGAGCGCGGGTGGGTGCGGCTCTACGTCGACCACGTCGGCCAGGCCGACCGCGGCGCCGACCTGGACTTCCTCGTCGGCGGCTCGGGCGCTCCGGTGCCGCCCGGCAACCACTGA
- a CDS encoding carbohydrate ABC transporter permease has translation MGRTKKRLASVVGLLVAAVFAFPIYWMVTTALKPANQLLSDDYDLVPLGVTFQHFIDGVSKKGFLNSLENSLIVALVAVAFALVAGLLAAVPLARLKFRGRKGFLLLVLVAQMAPFEALLIPMFLMIRSFDLLNVLPGLILVYFAAALPFTAWTLRGFVKGIPVDLEEAAMVDGCGRWAAFRRVTLPLLGPGLVATSVFSFVTAWNEFLYALTFLQDTSNVTLPVWLSSFVSVFGVDWGGAMAASTVFTVPVLIFFLVVQRNLVSGVTAGAVKG, from the coding sequence ATGGGGCGGACCAAGAAGCGACTGGCGTCGGTGGTCGGCCTGCTGGTCGCGGCCGTCTTCGCGTTCCCGATCTACTGGATGGTCACCACCGCGCTCAAGCCCGCCAACCAGCTGCTGTCCGACGACTACGACCTGGTCCCGCTCGGGGTCACGTTCCAGCACTTCATCGACGGCGTCAGCAAGAAGGGCTTCCTGAACTCGCTGGAGAACAGCCTGATCGTCGCGCTGGTCGCGGTGGCCTTCGCGCTCGTGGCCGGCCTGCTCGCGGCGGTGCCGCTGGCCCGGTTGAAGTTCCGTGGACGCAAGGGCTTCCTGCTGCTGGTGCTGGTGGCGCAGATGGCGCCGTTCGAGGCGCTGCTCATCCCGATGTTCCTGATGATCCGCTCGTTCGACCTGCTCAACGTCCTGCCCGGCCTGATCCTGGTCTACTTCGCGGCCGCCCTGCCGTTCACCGCGTGGACGCTGCGCGGCTTCGTCAAGGGCATCCCGGTGGACCTGGAAGAGGCCGCCATGGTCGACGGCTGCGGCCGGTGGGCGGCGTTCCGCCGGGTCACGCTGCCGTTGCTGGGCCCCGGCCTGGTCGCCACCTCGGTGTTCAGCTTCGTCACCGCGTGGAACGAGTTCCTGTACGCGCTGACGTTCCTGCAGGACACCAGCAACGTCACGCTGCCGGTGTGGCTGTCCAGCTTCGTCTCGGTGTTCGGCGTGGACTGGGGCGGCGCGATGGCAGCGTCGACGGTGTTCACCGTGCCGGTGCTGATCTTCTTCCTGGTCGTGCAGCGCAACCTCGTGTCGGGGGTGACGGCCGGCGCGGTCAAGGGCTGA
- a CDS encoding extracellular solute-binding protein, which translates to MIVAAVGVAAVSMVAAGCGGGGSSSGSGGDKTLTVWLMSGSAPDATVAAINKDFEAAHPGVKVKYEVQQWNGIGQKLTTALTSGGPDVIELGNTQVAQYSSQGTLLDVSDATNDLNGSQWLSALKDEGAWGGKQYGIPFYAANRVVIYRTDLFQQAGITAPPTSNDEWLADLTKLKGVQGVDPLYLPGQDWYVWLSFLWDQGGELATSSGDTWKSAINSAAGKAAFDFYKKLVDTSGTSAPKDADEATPQQSDVVAKGNTASFIGFGYELAAVEKANPALKGKFGAFPIPSKTAGQTAPVFLGGSDLAIPGNTKNADLAKDWLKLETSAKYQSQLAANGVVPGTSTDTSALDSTTTGKAMAAGAKNGKGTPVTPKWAAVEADNPIKAALTAYLTGQKSLDQAVSDADAAITKTLGSAS; encoded by the coding sequence ATGATCGTGGCGGCGGTGGGCGTCGCGGCGGTGTCGATGGTCGCAGCCGGTTGCGGCGGCGGTGGTTCCAGCAGTGGCAGTGGCGGCGACAAGACCCTGACGGTCTGGCTGATGAGCGGCTCCGCTCCGGACGCCACCGTCGCGGCGATCAACAAGGACTTCGAGGCCGCGCATCCGGGCGTCAAGGTCAAGTACGAGGTCCAGCAGTGGAACGGCATCGGGCAGAAGCTGACCACGGCGCTGACCAGCGGCGGCCCGGACGTCATCGAGCTGGGCAACACCCAGGTCGCGCAGTACAGCTCGCAGGGCACCCTGCTCGACGTCAGCGACGCCACCAACGACCTGAACGGCAGCCAGTGGCTGTCGGCGCTCAAGGACGAGGGCGCGTGGGGCGGCAAGCAGTACGGCATTCCGTTCTACGCCGCCAACCGCGTCGTCATCTACCGCACCGACCTGTTCCAGCAGGCCGGCATCACCGCGCCGCCCACCTCGAACGACGAGTGGCTGGCCGACCTGACCAAGCTCAAGGGTGTGCAGGGCGTCGACCCGCTCTACCTGCCGGGCCAGGACTGGTACGTGTGGCTGTCCTTCCTCTGGGACCAGGGCGGTGAGCTGGCCACCAGCAGCGGCGACACCTGGAAGTCGGCGATCAACTCCGCCGCCGGCAAGGCGGCCTTCGACTTCTACAAGAAGCTCGTGGACACCTCCGGCACGTCCGCGCCCAAGGACGCCGACGAGGCCACCCCGCAGCAGTCCGACGTGGTCGCCAAGGGCAACACCGCCAGCTTCATCGGCTTCGGCTACGAGCTGGCCGCGGTGGAGAAGGCCAACCCGGCCCTGAAGGGCAAGTTCGGCGCCTTCCCGATCCCGTCCAAGACCGCGGGCCAGACCGCGCCGGTCTTCCTGGGCGGCTCCGACCTGGCCATCCCGGGCAACACCAAGAACGCCGACCTGGCCAAGGACTGGCTGAAGCTGGAGACCAGCGCCAAGTACCAGTCGCAGCTGGCCGCCAACGGCGTCGTGCCGGGCACCTCGACCGACACCAGCGCGCTGGACAGCACCACCACCGGCAAGGCGATGGCGGCGGGCGCCAAGAACGGCAAGGGCACCCCGGTCACCCCGAAGTGGGCCGCGGTCGAGGCCGACAACCCGATCAAGGCCGCGCTGACCGCGTACCTGACCGGTCAGAAGAGCCTGGACCAGGCGGTCTCCGACGCCGACGCCGCGATCACCAAGACGCTCGGCAGCGCGAGCTGA